AACTGAATGTCGATCCGTCCTAAGCCGCCGCCCGCCTCAGCCGGTCGTTGACCGCCACTCCGACCCCCTCATTCGGGATCGGCGCCACGGCGATCCGTTCGGCGGCACTGGCGTCCGCAATATGCAGCGCCGCGAACAGATTGGCCGCAGCCTCCTGCACATTGGCATTCGGGCTGAGGTTCATGTGGCAGGGCATCAGCCCGAAGCCGATCAGATATTCGTCCTTTTCCGCCTTCAGCGCGTTCAGCCGGACTGGCTTGGACGGCGCATAGTGGCTTTCAAGCTGCCCCGGCGCCTCGATCTTCGCCCCTTCCGGACCCGTAGCCGTGCCCGTCACCACCGGCAGGCGCGTGGCCTGCTGAAGCATAGCCGCCGTTATCGGACCGGGCCGCAGTAGGCGGATGCGCTTGTCTTCCGGCGCGGCGATGGTGGATTCCACGCCCTCGCTGGTGGGGCCTTCGTCCAGAATCATGCGAATCTTGCCATTCAGGCTGGCGAGTACATGCTCCGCCCGCGTCGGGCTGATCGCGCCGCTGCGATTGGCCGAGGGCGCGGCGAGCGGCCGTCCACTTTCCCGGATCAGCGCCCGCATTGCCGGATGGGCGGGCAGGCGCAGCGCGACGGTCGGCAGCCCCGCCGTCACCAGCGGCGACAGGCCGCTGTCGGCCCGCACCGGCAGCACCAGCGTCAGCGCGCCGGGCCAGAAGCGGGCCGCCAGCTTGTCGGCCACGGGTGAAAATTCCGCAAGCCGCTCCGCCATTTCCTTGTCCGCGACATGGACGATCAGCGGATTGAAGCTGGGGCGCCCCTTGGCGCTGTAGATTGCCGCCACTGCGTGAGAATCGGTGGCATCGGCGGCCAGTCCATAGACCGTTTCGGTCGGCACGGCGACGGGTTCGCCCGCGCGGATCAGCAATGCCGCCTCGCGCAGCGCCTCGCTGCCGTAGCGGCTTATCCGGGTTGAAAAGACTGGATTTGGGATGGTCACGGCCCCGCGATATAAACCCCGTAACCGTCAAGTAAAAGCCCATTGCTACAGAAGAATGACATGCCCGCCCTGCTTGCCGATGATGCGGGGGAGGGTTAAGCGCTTGACCATGAACGACGCTCTTCTCACCCGCATCGCCGAAGCGCTGGAACGGATCGCGCCGCCGCCTGCTTCCTCCGCCGATCTTGCCGCCGCGCCTGCCTATGTGTGGAACGGTGCATCGATCCGCCCGGTGGAGGCTTTTGCGCCGGTGGATTATGATCTGCTGACCGGCATCGATGCGCAGAAGAGCGCGCTGCTGGAAAACAGCCGCCGCCATGCCGCGGGCCATGCCGCCCATGACGTGCTGCTCTGGGGCGCGCGCGGCACTGGCAAGTCCGCCGTGGTCGCCGCGGTCGTCGGCAAGCTTCAGGCCGAAGGGCAGGACATCGCCCTGCTGCAATGCGCGATCGATGAACTGGCCAGCCTGCCGCAGCTTTTCGCCATCCTGCGCGATACGCAGCGGCCCTTCATCCTGTTCCTCGACGATCTGGGCTTCGATGAAAATGGCGCGGGCGATGCGCGTTCGCTGCGTTCGCTGCTTCAGGGCGGCACGGCTGCGCGCCCGGCCAATGTGCGGCTTTATGTCACGTCCAACCGCCGCCATATCGTGCCGCGCCACCTGTCGGAGCAGGACGATCCCGTCAATCCGCGCGATGTGATCGATGACAAGATGGCGCTGTCCGACCGTTTCGGCCTGAGTTTGGGTTTCCACGCCATCGATCAGGACGCCTATGTCGCGATCGTCAGCGGCTATGCGGCGAAGCTGGGGGTGAGCTTCGAGCCGCTCGACGCGATCCAGTGGGCGACCCAGCGCGGCAGCCGTTCGGGCCGAGTGGCCTGGCAATATGTGGTCGAATTGGCTGGGCGCAACGGGCTGACGGTCTGAGGTCAGTCCTTTCGCACGGCTATTTCGCCGGCGTCACCCGCCACACCACCCCGCCCACATCGTCGCTGACCAGCAGCGCGCCCTTGGCGTCGGCCGTCACGTCCACCGGACGTCCGCGCGCCTCGTTCTTGCTATCCAGAAAGCCCGACAGC
This region of Sphingobium sp. EM0848 genomic DNA includes:
- a CDS encoding L-threonylcarbamoyladenylate synthase, with the translated sequence MTIPNPVFSTRISRYGSEALREAALLIRAGEPVAVPTETVYGLAADATDSHAVAAIYSAKGRPSFNPLIVHVADKEMAERLAEFSPVADKLAARFWPGALTLVLPVRADSGLSPLVTAGLPTVALRLPAHPAMRALIRESGRPLAAPSANRSGAISPTRAEHVLASLNGKIRMILDEGPTSEGVESTIAAPEDKRIRLLRPGPITAAMLQQATRLPVVTGTATGPEGAKIEAPGQLESHYAPSKPVRLNALKAEKDEYLIGFGLMPCHMNLSPNANVQEAAANLFAALHIADASAAERIAVAPIPNEGVGVAVNDRLRRAAA
- a CDS encoding ATP-binding protein, with translation MNDALLTRIAEALERIAPPPASSADLAAAPAYVWNGASIRPVEAFAPVDYDLLTGIDAQKSALLENSRRHAAGHAAHDVLLWGARGTGKSAVVAAVVGKLQAEGQDIALLQCAIDELASLPQLFAILRDTQRPFILFLDDLGFDENGAGDARSLRSLLQGGTAARPANVRLYVTSNRRHIVPRHLSEQDDPVNPRDVIDDKMALSDRFGLSLGFHAIDQDAYVAIVSGYAAKLGVSFEPLDAIQWATQRGSRSGRVAWQYVVELAGRNGLTV